The following coding sequences lie in one Syntrophorhabdaceae bacterium genomic window:
- a CDS encoding KpsF/GutQ family sugar-phosphate isomerase has translation MSSFIETGKEVLRKEAEAIIQVMNGLGDSFDRAIDIIHACTGRVVLSGMGKSGLICKKIASTLSSTGTPAMFLHPADSLHGDLGMLQKGDVLVVVSNSGETEEIVKILPWVKRMDIPTIVITSKDDSTVAAHGDVVLHFRVNEACPYNMVPTSSTTATLALGDALAIALMEKRTFKMEDFASLHPGGTLGRKLLMKVEDLMHTGEAIPKVYTTAAMKHVILEITSKRLGVTGVYDGEENLIGVITDGDLRRAIERYDKLLFTKEAADVMTGKPKMIRRDALAAYALKVMEEFSITSLFVTAREGDTQP, from the coding sequence GTGAGCTCTTTTATAGAAACCGGCAAAGAGGTCCTGAGAAAGGAAGCGGAAGCGATCATCCAGGTAATGAACGGGCTGGGCGACAGCTTTGATAGGGCAATTGATATAATCCATGCATGTACCGGAAGGGTCGTACTTTCAGGTATGGGTAAATCAGGGCTTATCTGTAAAAAGATCGCCTCCACGCTCTCCAGTACAGGAACCCCCGCGATGTTTTTGCATCCCGCCGATTCTCTTCATGGCGATCTCGGTATGCTTCAGAAGGGGGACGTGCTTGTCGTGGTGAGTAACAGCGGCGAGACGGAAGAGATCGTAAAGATCCTTCCCTGGGTGAAAAGGATGGATATACCTACAATCGTCATTACGAGCAAAGACGACTCTACGGTAGCGGCCCACGGGGATGTAGTGCTTCACTTCAGGGTCAACGAAGCCTGTCCATACAACATGGTCCCTACGTCAAGCACTACGGCAACACTTGCACTTGGTGATGCCCTCGCCATCGCATTGATGGAAAAGAGGACGTTCAAGATGGAGGATTTTGCCTCCCTCCATCCGGGCGGTACACTGGGGAGGAAACTGCTCATGAAGGTTGAAGACCTGATGCACACGGGCGAGGCAATACCGAAAGTATACACAACGGCCGCCATGAAGCACGTTATCCTCGAGATTACATCAAAAAGACTGGGCGTAACAGGCGTCTATGATGGAGAGGAAAATCTGATCGGGGTTATTACCGACGGTGACCTCCGGAGGGCAATCGAAAGGTACGACAAACTTTTATTTACGAAAGAGGCTGCCGATGTGATGACCGGGAAACCAAAGATGATCAGAAGAGATGCCCTTGCCGCTTACGCGCTAAAGGTGATGGAGGAGTTTTCCATCACATCGCTCTTTGTAACAGCAAGGGAGGGTGATACGCAGCCGG